The genome window GCCTTCACCTCGAACACGCCGCCACCGATCTCGAGGATGGACACGTCGAACGTGCCACCACCGAGGTCGAAGACAAGCACGGTGAGCATCTGGTCCTGCTTGTCGAGGCCGTAGGCCAGCGCGGAAGCGGTGGGCTCGTTGATGATGCGCAGCACCTCGAGGCCGGCGATGGTGCCGGCATTCTTGGTAGCCTGACGCTGCGAGTCGTTGAAGTACGCGGGAACCGTGACCACGGCCTGGGTGACCTTCTCACCCAGGTAGCGCTCGGCGTCGTTCTTGAGCTTGGAGAGAATCATCGCCGAGATCTCTTCCGGCGAGTACTTCTTGTCGTCGATGTCAACCCGGAAGTCGGTGCCCATGTGTCGCTTGATCGACACGATGGTGCGGTCGGGGTTGCTCACGGCCTGGCGCTTCGCCAGCTCGCCCACGAGCCGCTCACCCGTCTTGGTGAATCCGACGACGGACGGCGTCAGACGCGAGCCCTCGGTGTTGATGATGACCTGCGGCTTGCCGCCCTCCATCACCGCGACAACTGAGTTGGTGGTTCCGAGATCGATGCCTACGACCTTGCCCATGAGTCTCGTTCCTCCTGATTTCTTGATGATTCTGGATTGCAGACGCGGCCCGCCGCGTCGAAATGCGCTGGACTGTCGTGGGGGTCGGCTGTGCTGGCGCGCGCTCGCGCGTCGGGCTAGCCCTGTACCCCCGCGGGATTGCTGGCGACCTTCACGAGACTCGCGCGAAGGACGCTCTGCCCTAGGCGGTAGCCCTTCTGGAGGGTCTCGAGGATCTGCTGATCCGGCACGTCATCGCGCTCCTCGGTGAGCACCACCTCGTGAAGGCTGGGGTCGAGGAGACCGGTCGCGTCGATCTCGGTCACCCCTTCCCGCGTCAGCAGGTCGCCCATCTGGCGGATGATGAGCCGCAGCCCCTCGGTGAGCGCCTGCACGTTCCCCGTGGTATCTGCCGCGGCCACCGCGCGCTCGAGATTGTCGACCAGTGGCAGCACGCCCTTGACGACACCCTCACGGGCACGCAGCTTCTCGGCCTCCATCATGTTCTGATGGCGGCGGCTTGCATTCTCGTAATCTGCGCGAAGACGCAGGATTTGCTCGTCGAGGATGCCAATCTTCTGCGCCTGCGCGTCAACCGTCGCGCGCAGGCGCTCGAGCTCGCACTCGGGCCCCTCCACCTCGGCGAGCGCGCGATCAGGCGACGCGTCCGATTCGTTCCGCGGCTTGTCGGCGTCTGCCTTCGCCTCATCGGAAGAAGCGATCTGCGCTTCCTCGGTGTTGTCTGACAGGGTCTCGTCGGCCACGGGGAAGAACCTCCTTTGAGTCTGAGCCCAGTATATTTTCTGACATAACCACTGTCAATATACTTGAGCCGACTCATATCAAGTTCTAACACTCCGCGGAAAGACCGCCGACGTCAGCGAGCCTCCTGTGTGCCCCCTACCAGCTCTCTGAAGACGAAGGCCGGCTCTGCGTGGCGCCTTGCCCGGACCCTGAGGGCTGCGACGAAGCAGACGCGCCATCGGGCTTCGTGAACTTCAGCACTGCGCGCTCACCGAACACATCTTCGATGAGCAGCGTGGGTGGATCGGCAACATACGACTTCCCCATCGGATCGCGCCGGGGGAAGTAGATGTACCCATCGACCTCCTGGCCTGGGTTGAGCGCCTTGTCGAGTATCTCATCGAAGCGCTCTGCCTTCACCCGATTGCCCTGGGGGTCGATCATGTAGCAGTGCCAGTCGAACGGCTGCAGCTGCAGCGCGCCTGGCCCTGCGTTGCGGATCTTGACCTGGAACACCGCGCTCGTCTGCACCCCCTTCTGCGCGAGCACGGTGCGGCGCATCTCGTCGCGCCGCATCGGATCAGTGACGTTCTCCTTGAACAGGTAGTAGTCTGCATAGGCCGACGAGAGGGCGGCATCCCAGTAGACCACCTGGATGTACGAGCGGGCGCGCTGGTTGGCCTTGGCGCTCGCCTGGTACCCAGAGTACGTGTCCCACGCCGTGGACGTGATGAGCCAGGGATTGATGATCAGACCGTGAGAGCCTCCGGGGCCGACCCCGAGGGTGCTTGCGAAGTTGAGCACGTCGAACACGCTGATCTTGACCGAGCCGCCCTTGCCC of Pseudomonadota bacterium contains these proteins:
- a CDS encoding nucleotide exchange factor GrpE, with the protein product MYWAQTQRRFFPVADETLSDNTEEAQIASSDEAKADADKPRNESDASPDRALAEVEGPECELERLRATVDAQAQKIGILDEQILRLRADYENASRRHQNMMEAEKLRAREGVVKGVLPLVDNLERAVAAADTTGNVQALTEGLRLIIRQMGDLLTREGVTEIDATGLLDPSLHEVVLTEERDDVPDQQILETLQKGYRLGQSVLRASLVKVASNPAGVQG